GTGCGGCGCTGGAAGCGTTCGACGGCGAGCGGCTGGGCCGCGCCGTGATTGAGGGCCTGTCCATCACCGGCGACGACGAAGACGCCGGCGAGCTCGTGATGCGCCTGGACGAGTTCTCCATGACCGGGCTCGACGCCCTGTTCATCGATGTTCTGCTGAACATTGAAGACGAGGGTGAGGACGGCGCGATCGCCATGGGCGACCAGTTCTCCGAAGCCATGACCCGCTGGATGCGCCCCACCGGCGCGTTCGAGAGCCTCGCCATGCGCGGCATGGAGGTGCGCGCCGGCGGCGCCCGTATCGCCATGCCCACGCTGGACATGCGCTACGAAACCCGGCGCGACGACACGATCGACATCATCGCCGAGATGCCGCAGCTCACCGTGGCGCTGTCCTCCGACACGCCCGAAACCGCCCAGGGCGCGCAGATGCTCGCCTCCATGGGCTATGAGATGCTGGAGTTCTCGCTCTACAGCCGCACGCGCTACAACCCGGCCACCGACCGCGCCACCGTCGCGCTGGAGGATTACTGGTTCGAGCTGAAGGACGGACTGCGCATCTCCCTCGCCCAGGACGTCTCCGGCCTGCAGGCCTATGCCGACCAAACCGCCGCGGTGATGAGCGAAATGTTCGCTCAGATCGAGGCGGATCCGGACGGGGCCGCCGGCGAGCTGCCCGAGGCCGTCGAAATGCGCCTGATGGAAGCCTATGGCGCGCTGCAGATCCACTCCATGACCCTGCGCATCGATGACCTGAACCTGCTCGAACGCGCCATGACGCTGAACGCCCAGATGCAGGGCGTCACGCCGGAGGAAGCGCGCATGCAGGCCGCCACCATGATGGGCCTCGGCATCGCCATGGGCGGCGGCATGCTGCCCGAGGGCCTCGCCATCGAGATGGGCGCCGCGCTCAGCGCCTTCATCAACCAGGGCGGCGCGGTGGAGATCGCCATGGCCCCTGCCGCCCCCGTGGGCATGGACCGGCTGATGAATGTCGCCGAAGACATGAGCGTCATCGCCGATCTCGGCCTCTCCGTCCGGCACATTCCGGCGGAGTAGGGGAGGGGGGGTAGGCCCCGCCGACCGCGAGACTTGGAGCCGACATTGCGCCCGTCCGGCCTGGAGCCGGGCGGGCGTTTAGCGTTGTGTCTTGCACGTGAGCGCGAGTCCGGCTCTCCTGAGGGGTGAAGGTTGCGGGGAGGCGTTGGGCGCACTGCCCGCGCTCACGTATAACGTACGTGATCACGACGATCAGGGCCGGTGAGGGACATACTGCACCATGACGGGCACACCGAATGATCTGCCAAAGTTTTCCGAGCTGATGCCTCTGGTCATCGAGGCGCTGCAGGCGCTCGGCGGATCGGCCTCGATTGACGAGCTCAATGAGTGGGTGGCCTCCAGACTGCAACTCAGCGAGGCCGAGTTGGAGATCACCTATCCAAAGTCAGGCGATTACGTGTTTCGTGATCGCGTGAGCTGGGCGCGTAGCTATCTCAAGCAGGGTGGGTACGTCGACAACTCCCAGCGCGGGGTCTGGACCATCACGCCGGAAGGCCGTCAGGCAAGCCTTGAGGATATCGCACAGGTCCCGAGGCGCGTGGTGACAGATTACAACCGGCGCAAGGCCAAAGAGGCGCCTGGCCTTGATGAGGCAATTTCGGACGCACGCGACTGGAAGGAGGAGCTGCTGGACCATCTGGGGCAGATGGCCCCGGAGGCCTTTGAGCGCCTGTGTCAGCGCGTCTTGCGTGAAAAGGGCTTCACCAAGGTCGAAGTGACAGGGCGCGGCGGCGATGGGGGCATCGACGGTCAGGGCGTGCTGCGCGTCAATCTCCTGTCCTTCCAGGTGATCTTTCAGGCCAAGCGCTGGAAGGGCTCGGTCGGTGCCAGCGTGGTTCGCGATTTTCGGGGCGCAATGATCGGACGGGCCGACAAAGGCCTGATCATGACGACGGCGCGGTTTACCACCGAGGCCAGCCGCGAGGCGACGCGCGACGGGGCCCCGGCGATTGACCTCGTTGATGGTGAGGACTTCTGCGAATTGCTCAAGGAAATCCGCCTGGGTGTCCGCGTCAGGATGGTTGAGGAAGTGGAGGTTTCAGCCAGCGATCTTGCGGAGATATGAGCACAGGTCCGTCAACTGTGCCAATCACTCCAGATCGTCGCCAGAGTCGCTGCATGCGACTGCGCTATACATGTCTTCCTGGCCGCGCTCGCCCTGCAGCGGCGCTTCCAGATCGGGTGAGGGCGCGCGAGCGGCGCTCCGGCGTCCGCCCGCCTTCCCAGCCTCAGCCGCAATCGGCGTAGCGGCTCGCTTCGCAGCGCTGGGCCAGGGCGCGGGCGCTGGCGACCTGGGTTTCGGTCATCCGGCCGGCGATCAGGTCGCCGTATTGCACGCCCGTCTCATCGCCGGCCATGGCCGCCAGGCTGAACCAGGCCAGGGCGCGCACATCGTCCTGGGCGACCCCGTCCCCATTGGCGTACATCACGCCGTAATTGCTGCAGCCTGTGGCGCTGCCGCCTTCGCACGCCAGACGGTACAGAGCGGCGGCCTGGGATCGATTCTGGCTGACATACCGTCCGATCTCGTACATGAAGCCAAGCTCATTGCAGGCCTCGGCCGTGCCGCGCTCGCAGGCCTGCACATACCGCGCGACCGTGATGGCGCGATTGCGGCCAGCATGCCGATGGTTCCGGAACACCATGGCCCCAGCGCTGCAGGACACATCGTTGTAGGCGCAGCCCAGGCGGTCCAACTGCGAGCGGGAGGGCGCATCCCCGGCTGCCTGCGCCGGACCCGGAAGGCCGGCCAGCAACAGCCCGGCGCTCAGCGCCGCACCGGCCATACACGCTTGTATATTCATGGCTTGACCCTCCGCTATGATATCGCGTCACATGACATGAGCTGCAACCATAGCATCAAAATACGCCTGACACGAGAATAAAGGCGCGCGTCCGTGGCGAGGGCCCAGCCCCCTAAGCCGCCTTCCCCTTGCGCGCCGCCTTCGCCGCGTGCTCGGCCATGAACGCCTTCATCTTGGGCGCGATCTCTTCGCGGAAGCGGCGGCCGTTGAAGACGCCGTAATGGCCCACGTCTGGCTGAACGTGATCGAGGCGCATCGCATCGGGAATGCCGGTGCACAGCGTGTGGGCGGCCTGGGTCTGGCCGATGCCGGAAATGTCGTCGTTCTCGCCCTCCACCGTCATCAGGGCGATGTCGGTGATGGCTTCGGGCCGCACCGGGCGGCCATGGACGGTGAGCAGGCCGCGCGCCAGCTTGTGCTCCTGGAACACGTCGTGGATGGTCTGCAGGTAGAATTCTTCGGTCAGGTCCATCACCGAGAGATATTCGTCATAGAAGGCGCGGTGCCGGTCGGCGCTGTCGCCATCGCCGTCAATCATCTGGTTGAAATAGCGGTAGTGCGCGTCCACGTGCCGCTCGTAATTCATGTTGATGAAGCCGGTGAGCTGCAGGAAGCCCGGATACACCCGGCGCAGCCCGCCGGGATAGAAGACCGGCACGGTCTGGATCAGATTGTCCCGGAACCAGGAGTACGGGCGCTCTTCGGCCAGCTTGTTGGGCACGGTGGGCGATTTGCGCGCATCAATGGGCGAGCCCATGAAGGTCATGGACGCCGGACGCATCGGGTCCTGGTCCTCGGCCATCAGGGCGATGGCGGCCAGGGTCGGCGGGCCGGGCTGGCACACCGCCACCACATGCACGCCCGCGCCGATGGCGCTGATCATCTCGCGCACATAGAGCGTGTAGTCTTCCAGATCGAACCGGCCCTCATTGAGCGCGACCATGCGCGCGTCCGACCAGTCGGTGATGTACACCTCGGAATCGGGCAGGAAGGCTTCCACTGTGCCGCGCAGCAGGGTGGCGAAATGGCCCGACATGGGCGCCACCAGCAGGACTTTGGGATCGCTGAGCGCGCCCGGCTTCACGCCGCGCGCCCTGGCGAGCGCGGCCGCATTGCGTTTGAAGTGCAAGAGTCGGCAGAACGGCTTGGACCACACCGTCTCGATCTCGACGGGGACGGTTTCCCCGTCCACCACCAGCGGGTCCAGCGCCCATTCGGGCTTGCCGTACTGGCGCGTCAGGCTTTCAAACAGATCCGCCGACGCCGCCATGGCGCGTCCGGCCAGCGTCTCGCCAGCCGGATTGAGCGGATTGCGCAAGGACCGCCGCGTCATGTTGGCGGCGGCGCGCCAGGGCAGCATGGCCGCACGCGACATTTCAAGGAAGGAATAGAACATGGACGCGAACGGGCTCCATTGCGCCGCGGGCCGCGGCCTTAAATAGTCTGGTCTCGATTATGCCGGAGAGGTCTCAAGGAAGGCTTTCAGACGCGCCGCAACATGGGCCGGCGCCGCGCCGTGGGGGAAAATCTCCACGAACCGCCCCTCACGGTCCATGAGATAGATGATCGAACTGTGATCCACCGTGTAGTCCGACGACACGCCGTCATCCTCCACCCGGGCAAAAAACACCCTGTAAGCACGTGCAGCATTGCGTACCTGATCCAGCGTTCCCGTCAAGCCCGTGAGGTTTTCCGGAAAGGCCGGCGCGGTGATGTATTGCGCCAGCAATTCGGGCGTATCGCGCTCGGGATCCACGCTGATCAGGATCGGCTGGAACTGCGCCCGCTCGTCCTCGCTCAGCTGCTCCAGTGCCGCGCCCATCACCTGCAGCGAGGCCGGGCACACGTCGGGACAATAGGTGAAGCCGAAATAGATCAGCATGGGCCGGCCGGCGAAATCGGCGTCGGTGACGGTCTCGCCGCGATGATTGACCAGGGTGAAGGGCCCGCCCACCTGCGCCTCGCCGCTGGAGCGCACCGCCGCGGGCGCGGGCGGGGCGTCCGGGTCCACTGGCGCCGGACCGCGCAAGAGCGCGGCGCCCACCATCACCGCTGCGGCCAGCAGGGCTGCCGCAAAGGCCACCACCGGAATGAACCAGACCGGGCGTGTCTTGAAACTCATCTTGTCCTCATTCGTCTTTGAGTGCGTCTCTGTGTGCGTCTGTGCATGCCGACGCGCCGTGAGGGCGCACCGGTCGCGCGCCATCCTAACGCACGAGCGGCCCGTGCGGCCAAGGGTCCGCTTGACGCAGGCCGTGCGCTCCCGCTTGCTGGGCGCGGTTCACGCCTTACATGGCCCGCCCGTGTGGCGGTGTCGAGGCGGCGGGGCGCCGATCCCGCCCGCCCCCAACTCTCGCCGTCGCCGTCCAGCAGGAGCGCGCCGCCCATGACTGACAGCTTCAGCCCCGCCCGCGCCGCGATCGGCGCGCCGGACGATCCGGTGGATGGCGGCGACCTGGCGCCGGTGTTCGGCCGGGTGCGTCTGCGCACGCTGATCTTCCTGCGCTGGCTGGCGGTGGCGGGCCAGACCGCGACGGTCCTGGGCGTGCATTTCGGTCTGGGGTTCGCGCTGCCGCTGCCCGCCTGCTTCGCCCTCATCGGCGCCAGCGCCGCGCTCAATGCGCTGCTGCCGGTGTTCGTCTCCACCCAGCGCCTGGCCCGTGACGGCGAGGCGTTTGGCCAGCTCGCGTTCGACCTCATCCAGCTCATGGCGCTGCTGGCGCTCACCGGCGGGCTGGCCAATCCGTTCGCGGTGATGATTGTCGGCCCGGTGGTGATCTCCGTGGCCGCCCTGCCGCCGCGCTGGTGGTTGTCGCTGGGCGCGCTGGCGCTGGCCGGGACCAGCGCGCTGGCGGTCTGGCACCTGCCCATGCCCTGGATTCCCGGTGAAGTGTTCTCCCTGCCGCCGCTCTATCTGGCCGCCACGGGGCTGGCGCTGGTGATCGCCATCGCCTTCACCGCCATCTACGCCTGGCGTGTGGCGGGCGAGGCGCAGCGCATGGGCGCGGCGCTGGCGGCGACTCAAGGCGTGCTGGCGCGCGAGCAGCGCCTGTCGGCGCTGGGCGCCCTGGCCGCCTCCGCCGCCCATGAGCTGGGCACGCCGCTGGCCACCATCCAGCTCACCGCCAAGGAAATGCTGCGCGCCGCCACCGATCCCGAACTGAAAGAAGACGCCGAACTGCTGGTGTCTCAGGCCCAGCGCTGCCGGGAGATCCTCCAGCGCCTGTCCCAGATGCGTGATGCCGGCGACCGCATGCATGACCGGCTGGGCCTGAGCGAAGCCATGGAGGAGGCCGCCGCGCCCCTTCAGGGCGTGGGCGCGCCCATCTCCGTGCGGCTCTCCGCCCCCCTGGGCGAGGCGCGCGCGCCGGTGCTGCGCCGCCGGGTGGAGCTGATCTATGCGCTGGGCAACTTCATCGAGAACGCGGTGGATTTCGCCGCCACCCGCGTCATCGTCACCGGCGCCTGGACGGCGCGCCATGTCACCTTCACCGTGGAGGATGACGGGCCGGGCTTCCCGCCCGACATTCTGGCCAAGCTGGGCGAGCCCTATGTCACCACCCGCCAGGCCGAACCGGGCCATGGCGGGCTGGGCCTGGGCGTTTTCATCGCCATGACCCTGGCCCAGCGGGTCCAGGGCAAGGTGACCCTGTCCAATGCGCCGGGCGGCGGCGCGCGGGTGGAAATCACCTTGCCCCGCGCGGGGCTGGAGATCGAGGATTAAGGGGGCCTGCGCCCGCCGTCTGCGGCGTTTTCACCACAAAGCCTTCGAAATCAGTCAGGCATCGTCTAGTTAAGTCTCCAGGACTTTTGTTTTGGCCGGAGGCCCAACCCCATGTCTGATCTGGTTTTGCCGGACGACGCCACCCTGCTCCTCGTCGATGATGACGCGCCCTTCCTCAACCGCCTCAGCCGCGCCATGACCGCGCGCGGGTTTGACGTGACCGCCGTGGGCAGCGTGGCCGAGGCCAAGGCCCGCGCCCGCAGCGCCCCGCCCGCCTTCGCCGTGGTGGATCTGCGCCTGGACGACGGCGACGGGCTGGACGTGGTGCGCACCCTCTATGCCGAGCGCCCCGATTGCCGCGTGGTGATGCTGACCGGCTACGGCAATATCGCCACCGCCGTGGCCGCGGTGAAATCGGGCGCCATCGACTATCTGTCCAAGCCCGCCGACGCCGATGATGTGGCCAAGGCGCTGCTGGCCCTGCCCAACGCCAAGCCCGAACCGCCGGAAAACCCCATGAGCGCCGACCGCGTGCGCTGGGAGCATATCCAGCGCGTGTTCGAGCTGTGCGACCACAATGTCTCCGAAACCGCCCGCCGCCTGAACATGCACCGGCGGACGCTGCAGCGGATATTGGCGAAGCGCGCGCCGCGCTGATCCCCCGTTCAGGGGGGTGATTGGCGCAGATTGAAGGCCCTCACCGCCTTCATACCAACATTAATGCCAAGTGTGGTGTCGCTTCCGGATTCAAAGCCGACCCGCATGTAAGGATTGATGCTCATGTAACCCTCTTGTTCTACATGAGCGTAGGTTTCATCGAGCTGGTGCAAAGCAATAAGCGCTAAGGATTTTAGATCGTAGACCTGGATCTGAGCCCTGAAGAACGGCTCCTTCTTATGTCCAAACTGTTCAGAAATATGGCTGAAGGTCCCGTTCTCTACGTAGCTCAATTGCGCGAGTAGGCTCTGGGAATGGTTGATCGCCACACTCCCGAGATAATCAGGAGAGCGTTCGCCTTCGTTGAATGATCCTGAGGCAACGGTTTGTACTTTCGCGAAGGAGTTTCCAGGCGCGGCATATAGCAGATAGCCAGGCCCCATGTTGTTGCGCGAGCTTTCTCTAAACGCTTTATTGATCATGGCTACGAAGCCACCATTTTTAAGCACCTTAAAAGCGACGATCCCTTTGGATACGCCGGGAAGGCTACATGCTTCCGCAAAGATATATTTGAAACCGCTGCCAAGCTGTTTTTTTGCCCGCGTATAATGCGTGACCATGGCTATATCGCCAACGTTGTGACGGTTTGATATGAAGGGTGTCGTGCTCACGTATAGATTCATGCCCGACTCGTCGATGGCGATCTTCCAAACATACCCGCCAGCGTTGAAGTGATAAATTTGGCCGGATGGCTGATGGGTAACTTGGACGTACCCAGTGCCTCCTCCTCCCGCGTGGTAACCGCTTCGCGGAGCATTGCCCTCACGCGAGGAAGATACGGGGTCCGAACTGTCGCTACCTGCCGCGTCTTTCGCTATGGGTTGGGAAAAATGAAAATCTGCTATTGGTCGAAGATCGCCTTCCTCAACCAATTGAAAGGGCAGGTCACTTATGTTTTGTTGTTCTCTGGGCGGCTGATTGTTGTCAGTCTCCGCAACACGGACTTCACTGCCCGCTACAGGTTTTGTCTTTAGCGCCTCTAACTCCTGGATGACACGTTCTGGGTTTGTAATGCGGCTCCAGTTTGCCGTTGATCTATCATCACCCGTCCAGAAGGATAAGGTCGCATAATTAAGTGTGCGCCCCATTACACCCTGTTCCATGTCAACATGGACTTGGGGGCTCAGCGTTACATCGCGCCGCTTTCGCACCACCAACCCTTTGTGGGCGCGGATCACTTGCCCATCGATAAGGTCAAAGGCTTCCATTTGGCGTCGACCGGCCATGAACAGTGATACTGCAATGAGCCAGCCCGCGATGTAGGGGTAGGCCTGTTGCGGAATTTCCGAGTAGAAGCGAATACACAGGGCAATGGTAACGCCGAGTACAATCCAGCTGCCCCAATAAGAGCGCCATGCCGGGCGAGTACGATAAATCTCCCGCCCATTCTCCCTTATAAAATCAAAGTTTTGCATGATGTCCGCCCCCTTCGCGCAATTGTCGTGAAGCCTCATTTGCTCGACACACTCTGTCCACGCCGACCGACCCAAGTGTGGCGTGGGCTCATTCTGTCCTTTTCCAAGACGAACAGACGTGCCGTAGGGTCCGCGACCTAAGACCCCTATGCCCGTCGGTTGTTTCGTACGCGTCAACCCTGAATAGCCCATGGTTTGAGGTTTGGCGAGCCTGACGGGAGCGGAGCTCTTGGATTTCTCGACCGACCACCTAGGCTCAGGACCCATTAATTTGTGACCTGAGCCTGGCAACGCCGACATATTTTACGTTGGAGTTATCTATACCCCCCCTCAAGGAGGGGAGAGGAGGCTGGAACGGGGCGTTCAATCTGGAAAAGCCATCGCCTGAACCAACCGATAGAAGCGCAAAGCGAGAAGCCTCCTCTCCCCCAGCTATGGGGGAGAGGGTAGGGTGAGGGGGCGGAGCGAAGGCGGGCATGGGAGACGCCGCTGGTTGGCCTCTCCGTCCGTCCTCTTGGCCGGTCGGCTTCCCCCCCCCAAAACAGGGGGCTGGTGCGCGCCAGTCTCGCGGCCCATGCTCAAACCGGATTCTGAAATGGGGAGCATACGGCATGACCCGATCCATCCAGACCCTTCTGGCGCTGGCCCTGCTGGCGGGCGCCAGCCCGGCGCTGGCTGCGCCTGAACCGGACGCCCCGGCGCCGGTGGCAGGAACCCCCGCACCCGAATCCCTTGGCGAGGACCTCGCTGCGCGATCAGAAACCCCGCCCGCCGGCCCGTCCTATTTCGGGCTCGCCTTTCACGGCGCCTATGTGGCGCGCGCCGAGGACGGATCGCTGGACTGCAGCCCCGATGGCGAGGCGCTGCGCGTGCATTTCACCGGCGACATACTGGGCGAGACGGACGGGGTCGAGGAGGTGGATTTCGGCGAGATCAACGTCCTCCTGCCCGGTCCGCCCCGCAGCCGCGAGCGCGTGCGCTACGGCCTGAGCGGCAGCTGGTTCTACATGGGCGAGGATTTGTGGGACGGCGCCACACACATCACCGATATCAGCCGCTGGTTCTGCGCGGGGCTCGGCTGCCATACGCGCGGCGAGGGCGAGCTGCACCTGCACCTCGAACCCGATGGCGACATCACGATCCTGCGCTTCCATTGGCGCGCGCGCTGGGATGCGCCGCGCACCGTCCACGCCGGGGACGAGGCCGGACCGCTGCGCCTGGGGCATTGCCCGGCGCTGTCCTGACCGGTCAGCCCGCCGGTCCCGTCATGACCTGCGTCCTGTGTGCGGCGCCGGGGTCGGCGGCGGCCGGGACGCTGGGCTCCACGGCGGCGTTCAGGTTTCCGGCATCTGCGGCCAGGCCGGGCTGTTCGCCGTCCGGCAGCCAGATCAGGGCGGCGCGCCGCACCTGCTTGAGGTCGCTGACCACCGCGCCCAGCGCGTCCGGCGCCAGCGCGCCGGCGGAGACCCGGTATTCCTTGGTCAGGATAAAGCCGCCCTCAATGGCCTGAAGGCTGACCACAGCGTCAAAACCCGGATTGGAGACGGTCTGCTCGAACGGTTCAGGCGCGGCCCAGCCTTCGGGCAGGCGCACTTCGATCGTGTGGCGCACGCGGCGCGAATCCGGCAGGTAGACCGGAGTGGAGCGATTATGCGCGCTGACGAGCCCCACCGGCTCCAGCGCGGCATGGGGCGTGATCACCAGCACCGGCGCGCCTGCGTCCGGTTCAGCCTCGCCGTCATCGGCCGCGGCCTGCTCGCGCACATCGTGCAGGCGCACCTCGCCCGAGGTTTCAACCACCATCTGGTTGGCGGCGCGCCGGTCATTGATGCGGGACTCCGGGTTCAGTTTCGCTCCGGCGAACTGGGTCTGGTAGACGCCGGTGATGTCGCCCGCCAGCATGTCGCGCCCGAACTCGTTGACCCGGTCGCGCTGGCTTTCGGCCCACAGCCCGCCAAAGGTCCACACCGCGCTGAACGCCGCCGTTCCGTCCGCCTCCAGCGCCAGATGCTCGGCCACATCGAGCATGGAAATGGCCGGGTCCGGCACGGTCATCCAGGTCAGGGCCGCCTCGCCCTCGCGCCCGATCAGGCCCCAGCCGAACGGGTGCTGACCCAGCGACTGCAGGGCGCCGGGCTGCTCGCGCCGGGTCGGGTCCAGCCAGTACCACGCGCCCTCATGCTCCACGCCGGCGATCACATGGTCGAACAGCAGAAGCGAGTGCGGCAGGGTGTCGAGCCCGGGGCCCAGCCGGCCATTGACCAGCACCGGCGCCGCCTCCACCTCCAGCGCTGCGAGGATGGAAATCAGCAGCAGGGTCTTGGCCTTGCAGTCGCCCTCACTCAGGCGCAGCGTCTCGCGCACGCTCTGGGGCACATAGCCGCCATCGCCCAGCGCCAGGGCGAAATAGCGGATCTCGCGCTGCACATAGCGCAGCGCCGCGGTGATGCGCCCGGCCCGGTCGGGATGGGCGCCGGCGATGGTGGCGGCGATGGCGGACACTTCCGGCGTGATCTCCGGGCGGTAGAGCCGCCCGGTCCAGCCCGCCAGCCGCTCATAGGACGCCGTGCGGCTCACCAGGGCGAACCCGTCGTCCAGGCTCCAGGGCGCGCGATAGGACTCCATCACCCGGCCGGGCGTGGGACCGTCATACAGGATCAGCCGCTCCAGATCCGGCCCGGCGCGCTCGCGCCGCACCGGATCGCCGTGAGAGAATTGCAGCGCGCCGCGCTCCCCCGTGGCGGTCAGGCGCAGCCGGCCCGCGCTCAGCGGGTTGCCCTCCAGAAATGCGCTGTCATGAAACCGGTCGCCCAGCCGGTGATTGCCGACCCGCGACAGGGTCAACTGCACCGTGTCGCCGCGCCGCACGCGCGGCAGGCGCATCAGCACATGGGTCTGATCGCTCAGCACCCGGCTCGCCAGATCCAGACCGGACTGGCTGAACGTCACCGCCACCTCGTGCGTGATATCGATCCAGGCGTCATTGCGCCCGAACAGCACCTCGTGCAGCACCACCTGCTGCTGGGAGGGCGAGAAGGCGTGCTGGGCCAGCGCCAGCGCGTCGGCGCCGCCCTGGGTCTGCGCCACCGCGCGGTAGCGCGTGGTCACCACAGGCCGGGGCCCGGTCAACAAGGCGTGCTGTTCCCAGAACGTGACCGCCACGCCCGGCTGATGCGGGCTGCCGGCCGCATCGCCGTCGCGCGCAGCGGGAACCCAGTCTGGAACCGGGGCGTGATACAGGACCGCCTGGCCGTCGCGCGCAAACACCACGCCCGGCGCCGATGCGTGGCGGGCATCCTCGAAACCGGCTTCTCCCGCCAGCCACAGCACGCCCAGCGCCGCCGCCGCCGCAAGGACGCCCGCCAGGCCTGCGCGCAGCCAAGCCACCATCACCCACACCCCTCATGTCCCTCACCCCCCAGAATGAAAGGCCAGCGTGTCCGGCGCAAGCGCCAATTCGCGCGTGGCGGGCGCAGAGGGGGCGGGATGACGCCCGGCCATGATGCGCGGCCCGGTTGGCGCAAACTCGCGACTGCGGCTAGCCTCAAGGCGGATTTCGCCGGGGGCCGCTTTATGACCGATATCGCCGCCTATTTCGACGCCATCGCCGCGACCTGGAAGGGCGGGCAGGCCACCGAGCACAGCTACCGCCCGGCGCTTTATGATCTGTTCAGCAGCCTGAATGACCAGGTGACCGTGACCAACGAGCCCCGCCGGGTCTCGGCGGGCGCGCCGGATTTCATCTTCATGCGCGGCGATGTGCCGGTGGGCCATTGCGAGGCCAAGGATGTCGGCGCGGATCTGAAGGGCCTCAAAGGCTATAGCGTCGAGCAGAAACAGCGCTATCTCAAGGGCTTCCCCAATCTTCTCTATACCAACGGGCTGGATTTTGAATTCTGGCGCGAGGGCGAGCGCATCCGCACCGTCTCCATCGGCGAGGTGCTGATGGGGCTTCAACCAAAGCCCGAAGCCTTCGCCGAGCTGGAAGCCCAGCTCAAGGACTTCGTCGCCCAGACCCCGCGCACCATCAATTCATCGCGGCGCCTCGCCGAGCTGATGGCGGCCAAGGCGGTGCTGATCAAGGACGTTATGGGCCGCGCCCTGGTGGCCGATCTGGAGCAGAACGCCGACACCGACCTCACCGCGCAATACCATGCGTTTCGCGAGCACCTGATCCACGACATCACGGCGGCCGATTTTGCCGACATCTATGCTGAAACCATCGCCTATGGCCTGTTCGCC
The window above is part of the Hyphomonadaceae bacterium ML37 genome. Proteins encoded here:
- a CDS encoding DUF3857 domain-containing protein: MVAWLRAGLAGVLAAAAALGVLWLAGEAGFEDARHASAPGVVFARDGQAVLYHAPVPDWVPAARDGDAAGSPHQPGVAVTFWEQHALLTGPRPVVTTRYRAVAQTQGGADALALAQHAFSPSQQQVVLHEVLFGRNDAWIDITHEVAVTFSQSGLDLASRVLSDQTHVLMRLPRVRRGDTVQLTLSRVGNHRLGDRFHDSAFLEGNPLSAGRLRLTATGERGALQFSHGDPVRRERAGPDLERLILYDGPTPGRVMESYRAPWSLDDGFALVSRTASYERLAGWTGRLYRPEITPEVSAIAATIAGAHPDRAGRITAALRYVQREIRYFALALGDGGYVPQSVRETLRLSEGDCKAKTLLLISILAALEVEAAPVLVNGRLGPGLDTLPHSLLLFDHVIAGVEHEGAWYWLDPTRREQPGALQSLGQHPFGWGLIGREGEAALTWMTVPDPAISMLDVAEHLALEADGTAAFSAVWTFGGLWAESQRDRVNEFGRDMLAGDITGVYQTQFAGAKLNPESRINDRRAANQMVVETSGEVRLHDVREQAAADDGEAEPDAGAPVLVITPHAALEPVGLVSAHNRSTPVYLPDSRRVRHTIEVRLPEGWAAPEPFEQTVSNPGFDAVVSLQAIEGGFILTKEYRVSAGALAPDALGAVVSDLKQVRRAALIWLPDGEQPGLAADAGNLNAAVEPSVPAAADPGAAHRTQVMTGPAG